A single Nomia melanderi isolate GNS246 chromosome 13, iyNomMela1, whole genome shotgun sequence DNA region contains:
- the LOC116431637 gene encoding uncharacterized protein LOC116431637 isoform X2, whose protein sequence is MMKKNKKRKLEREKQLMINWKQENIFPGRLKYEMESMWEIPQIFHFLHLAREALNIPHLSMYEMERMLLIPRASKQLANIMTSLLSSPVTKAKLRKIPPMPYEFWTNILAYKMKTWFKVYEGKHRDAVKVLETIGVEPEFWNVFPDAPLLNGKDFEELSFRQKVWLLKTVCDTVMHTRKTVQEEIAKQPWKDQFETFLGTDRYGAKYIYFPQFLKTDLRVYRHCLDNKILSTIKPVKAEAKPHPDSKPTKQAESTWKKVKQRKRKRWSNGLPPKARKKVNKCDEKNLNDCKCISDSTADSLINEDTNLSSTSTCSNNNNSNSNNNNINLDIINGKRSRSLSKCSEMSVESDRTHCKNVKSTSGYDTSSSVGTVSDEKSPQKMFKGFSSSSKDNCNIEIISNMFSDLKSDVIESKVDMPDGSASSQGNLEINSTRQYLETINELVDKCESVDNLTSVSKTDDEKLNEMINAKCLKMEDNSSNSFQISTTLKSDDEKLNDTKSNLSMAHEDHRSFVTENDTKEIIKQNGQLIEEQKLNSLDRESKTSKLSVKLSKLEDDNTESDEDTDFSLSELRSRLQKEAMEENFPMDKESEVGYNLRNAKNVNTDVWKQETENFNEMLSELSVSNFQLIADSVSSFRDLISTFSGKPNAQNPGDNKSVHASEAKLVKKMTELLSSLEEMESALHDSMKKARSKLHKEWTNFNEGVEDQDSSGEGLGSNWWVLGSQGCPLPTPGEATLQTLPQSTLSPTGSNVASTANKDYQEERANSAEPSKTDQQEDKERQDKSSENEAQRCEFENGDDNNQGSTATGEEKEDPTEEEEQQNRRVLRARGISSYTEQLYSDDEIEEKELDEWADVEAVYAAPSAQVGAPTAYFAPKIKQPDDRNNEEDSDQDWILPSSRKRKNKRPSANRRLKSFQQKLQSIKVNELQEAAESTVATSSNSPTDKDQPKVKEIQVSKPKKLEEPCPFAANSSTENAEDMVENDPKETVPSTEPVCKVENIESVHSELDIKDEGPIYDYPPNHSANSYAANLNPNYVMVKADPNPMNYYVMPSSMVPPSAIMQPGSPIVSNIVPPIPQGYYMQGGQNYIIQHPQPGFVPAQTFQPQGPQMLAPQQFVTQPGYVPYMVTATQPQRGYLTSDPQLLNQGIPQNPTNAMPPNQSLPTRSPHIRYQGSRQAYPHPNGAVIRSSMPIRGNLPRGGYSRRKIVQQQQQQQQQQQQQQQQQQQQQQQQQQQRDTPIKAQKLRKPIAPAESIGQKTTSLIVLSDSDDEIEMIITEKTGTEAETTRTKATLRKTPIQKKSTVTSEVAVTKPKSAISPQIMQRMSQGGISITPVKPAQPVQNTNTQLVVVVNETGSHYALALPNGSKLILTPEQVAQIRASNGGKLIL, encoded by the exons ATgatgaagaaaaataagaaacgaaAGCTGGAAAGGGAGAAGCAGCTGATGATCAACTGGAAGCAAGAGAATATTTTCCCTGGCAGGTTGAAATATGAAATGGAATCTATGTGGGag ATCCCacagatatttcattttcttcactTAGCAAGGGAAGCTTTGAACATACCTCATTTGTCTATGTATGAAATGGAACGGATGTTGTTAATACCGAGAGCTTCGAAACAGTTGGCGAACATTATGACTTCTCTGCTAAG CTCCCCTGTTACCAAAGCGAAGTTGAGGAAAATACCGCCCATGCCATACGAGTTCTGGACAAACATTCTAGCCTACAAAATGAAAACTTGGTTCAAAGTGTACGAAGGGAAACACAGGGATGCGGTGAAG GTTCTAGAAACCATCGGCGTTGAACCAGAGTTCTGGAATGTTTTCCCAGATGCTCCTCTATTGAACGGCAAGGACTTCGAAGAGTTGAGTTTCAGACAGAAAGTCTGGCTTTTGAAAACAGTCTGTGATACGGTCATG CATACTCGGAAAACTGTGCAAGAAGAAATAGCTAAACAACCGTGGAAGGATCAGTTTGAAACATTTCTAGGCACTGATCGTTACGgagcaaaatatatttattttccgcAGTTCCTTAAAACAGATCTGAGAGTTTACAGGCATTGTTTGGATAATAAAATCTTGTCCACAATTAAA CCTGTCAAGGCAGAAGCGAAACCACATCCAGACAGCAAACCAACGAAACAGGCGGAGTCAACGTGGAAAAAAGTTAAACAGAGAAAACGGAAACGGTGGAGTAACGGTTTACCTCCTAAAGCTAGGAAGAAGGTAAACAAGTGCGACGAGAAGAATCTAAACGATTGCAAGTGTATTAGTGATAGTACGGCAGACTCTTTGATAAACGAGGACACAAATCTGAGTAGTACAAGCACctgtagtaataataacaatagtaatagtaataataataacattaatttagaCATAATAAATGGGAAAAGGTCGAGAAGTTTGTCGAAGTGTTCGGAAATGAGCGTGGAGTCCGATAGAACGCACTGTAAAAATGTAAAGTCAACGAGTGGTTACGATACGAGTAGTTCCGTTGGGACCGTTTCCGACGAGAAGTCACCTCAAAAAATGTTCAAAGGATTCTCAAGTAGTAGTAAGGATAATTGTAACATagaaattattagtaatatgtTCAGTGATTTGAAGTCTGATGTAATCGAAAGCAAAGTGGACATGCCTGACGGGTCTGCGTCTTCCCAAGGAAATTTAGAGATAAACTCGACGAGGCAATATTTAGAAACTATTAATGAGCTCGTAGACAAATGCGAATCCGTGGATAATTTAACCAGTGTATCGAAGACGGACGATGAGAAGTTAAATGAAATGATCAACGCGAAATGTTTGAAGATGGAGGACAATAGTTCCAACAGTTTTCAAATATCGACCACATTGAAATCTGACGATGAGAAATTGAACGATACCAAGAGCAATCTAAGCATGGCACACGAGGATCACAGAAGTTTTGTAACGGAGAACGATACGAAAGAGATTATCAAGCAAAATGGGCAGCTTATAGAAGAACAGAAACTAAATAGTTTGGATCGCGAGAGTAAGACGTCAAAGTTATCGGTGAAACTTAGTAAACTCGAGGATGATAATACAGAATCAGATGAAGATACGGATTTCTCTTTGAGCGAATTGAGAAGCAGATTGCAGAAAGAAGCAATGGAGGAGAACTTTCCTATGGACAAGGAAAGTGAGGTTGGATACAATCTTAGAAATGCAAAAAATGTAAACACGGATGTTTGGAAACAGGAAACGGAGAATTTCAATGAGATGTTATCAGAACTTagcgtttcaaattttcaactgatAGCTGACAGTGTGAGCTCGTTCAGAGACCTCATATCTACGTTTTCGGGGAAACCTAACGCTCAAAACCCTGGTgat AACAAGTCTGTGCATGCTTCTGAAGCGAAGCTcgttaaaaagatgacagaatTGCTTTCCTCTCTGGAGGAAATGGAATCAGCTTTGCACGATTCAATGAAGAAGGCTAGAAGCAAACTCCACAAAGAATGGACGAACTTTAACGAAGG TGTGGAGGATCAGGACTCATCTGGGGAGGGTCTCGGCTCTAATTGGTGGGTTCTTGGATCGCAGGGCTGTCCGTTGCCAACACCCGGAGAAGCAACATTACAAACGTTACCGCAGTCTACCTTATCCCCAACTGGTTCCAACGTCGCTTCTACTGCAAACAAGGACTACCAAGAAGAGCGCGCCAACTCCGCAGAACCCAGTAAAACCGACCAACAGGAAGACAAAGAACGACAGGACAAAAGCTCTGAAAACGAAGCGCAAAGATGTGAATTCGAAAATGGCGACGACAATAATCAAGGGAGTACAGCAActggagaagaaaaagaagatccCACTGAAGAAGAAG AACAACAAAATCGAAGAGTGTTGCGGGCCCGCGGCATCTCCTCATACACAGAACAGCTCTACTCAGACGATGAGATCGAGGAGAAGGAGCTGGATGAATGGGCCGATGTTGAGGCAGTTTACGCAGCTCCCAGCGCACAGGTCGGTGCACCCACTGCATACTTTGCTCCGAAAATCAAACAGCCTGACGACAGGAACAACGAGGAGGACTCAGACCAAGATTGGATACTACCGAGCTCTcgcaaaaggaaaaataaacgtCCAT CTGCCAATCGGAGATTAAAGTCATTCCAGCAGAAGTTACAGAGTATCAAAGTCAACGAGCTACAGGAAGCTGCGGAGTCGACAGTGGCTACTTCCTCAAACTCACCTACCGACAAGGATCAACCTAAAGTTAAAGAAATTCAGGTATCCAAACCAAAGAAGCTAGAAGAGCCGTGTCCTTTTGCTGCGAACAGTTCCACAGAGAATGCTGAGGATATGGTGGAGAATGATCCTAAAGAAACAGTGCCTTCCACGGAACCAGTCTGCAAAGTTGAGAATATTGAAAGCGTGCATTCGGAGTTGGACATCAAAGATGAGGGCCCAATCTATGATTACCCGCCAAACCATTCTGCTAATAGTTATGCCGCGAATCTCAATCCAAATTACGTGATGGTCAAAGCTGACCCTAACCCTATGAACTATTATGTAATGCCGTCAAGCATGGTACCGCCAAGTGCTATAATGCAGCCTGGTAGCCCTATAGTGTCTAACATCGTACCACCTATACCACAAGGCTATTACATGCAGGGTGGTCAGAATTACATAATTCAACATCCGCAACCCGGTTTTGTTCCTGCCCAAACGTTTCAGCCTCAAGGGCCTCAAATGTTGGCACCCCAGCAATTTGTAACTCAGCCAGGTTACGTGCCATACATGGTAACAGCAACGCAACCACAGCGTGGGTATTTAACAAGTGATCCTCAGCTTTTAAATCAAGGAATACCTCAAAATCCTACAAACGCGATGCCCCCTAATCAATCTCTACCGACTAGATCACCCCATATTAGATATCAAGGGTCGAGACAAGCATATCCACATCCCAATGGCGCGGTTATCAGAAGTAGCATGCCTATCAGAGGGAATTTACCGCGGGGCGGTTACTCTAGAAGAAAGATCGttcaacaacaacagcaacaacagcagcagcagcagcaacaacagcaacaacaacaacaacaacaacaacagcagcagcaacaacgcGATACGCCAATTAAGGCACAGAAATTAAGAAAACCCATTGCTCCTGCAGAGAGCATCGGCCAGAAGACTACTTCTTTAATTGTCCTTAGTGATAGCGACGATGAGATTGAAATGATCATCACCGAGAAAACGGGTACTGAGGCTGAAACAACGAGGACAAAGGCGACATTGCGTAAAACTCCGATTCAGAAGAAGTCTACCGTTACCTCAGAAGTCGCAGTAACTAAGCCAAAGAGTGCCATTTCTCCGCAAATAATGCAGCGTATGAGCCAAGGAGGCATCTCGATAACGCCTGTGAAACCCGCGCAACCAGTTCAGAATACAAACACTCAATTGGTGGTGGTTGTCAACGAAACTGGAAGCCATTATGCCTTAGCACTGCCCAACGGAAGCAAGCTCATACTGACCCCTGAACAAGTGGCGCAGATAAGAGCTTCGAACGGCGGAAAACTGATTTTGTAA
- the LOC116431637 gene encoding uncharacterized protein LOC116431637 isoform X1 has protein sequence MMKKNKKRKLEREKQLMINWKQENIFPGRLKYEMESMWEIPQIFHFLHLAREALNIPHLSMYEMERMLLIPRASKQLANIMTSLLSSPVTKAKLRKIPPMPYEFWTNILAYKMKTWFKVYEGKHRDAVKVLETIGVEPEFWNVFPDAPLLNGKDFEELSFRQKVWLLKTVCDTVMHTRKTVQEEIAKQPWKDQFETFLGTDRYGAKYIYFPQFLKTDLRVYRHCLDNKILSTIKPVKAEAKPHPDSKPTKQAESTWKKVKQRKRKRWSNGLPPKARKKVNKCDEKNLNDCKCISDSTADSLINEDTNLSSTSTCSNNNNSNSNNNNINLDIINGKRSRSLSKCSEMSVESDRTHCKNVKSTSGYDTSSSVGTVSDEKSPQKMFKGFSSSSKDNCNIEIISNMFSDLKSDVIESKVDMPDGSASSQGNLEINSTRQYLETINELVDKCESVDNLTSVSKTDDEKLNEMINAKCLKMEDNSSNSFQISTTLKSDDEKLNDTKSNLSMAHEDHRSFVTENDTKEIIKQNGQLIEEQKLNSLDRESKTSKLSVKLSKLEDDNTESDEDTDFSLSELRSRLQKEAMEENFPMDKESEVGYNLRNAKNVNTDVWKQETENFNEMLSELSVSNFQLIADSVSSFRDLISTFSGKPNAQNPGDNKSVHASEAKLVKKMTELLSSLEEMESALHDSMKKARSKLHKEWTNFNEGSVEDQDSSGEGLGSNWWVLGSQGCPLPTPGEATLQTLPQSTLSPTGSNVASTANKDYQEERANSAEPSKTDQQEDKERQDKSSENEAQRCEFENGDDNNQGSTATGEEKEDPTEEEEQQNRRVLRARGISSYTEQLYSDDEIEEKELDEWADVEAVYAAPSAQVGAPTAYFAPKIKQPDDRNNEEDSDQDWILPSSRKRKNKRPSANRRLKSFQQKLQSIKVNELQEAAESTVATSSNSPTDKDQPKVKEIQVSKPKKLEEPCPFAANSSTENAEDMVENDPKETVPSTEPVCKVENIESVHSELDIKDEGPIYDYPPNHSANSYAANLNPNYVMVKADPNPMNYYVMPSSMVPPSAIMQPGSPIVSNIVPPIPQGYYMQGGQNYIIQHPQPGFVPAQTFQPQGPQMLAPQQFVTQPGYVPYMVTATQPQRGYLTSDPQLLNQGIPQNPTNAMPPNQSLPTRSPHIRYQGSRQAYPHPNGAVIRSSMPIRGNLPRGGYSRRKIVQQQQQQQQQQQQQQQQQQQQQQQQQQQRDTPIKAQKLRKPIAPAESIGQKTTSLIVLSDSDDEIEMIITEKTGTEAETTRTKATLRKTPIQKKSTVTSEVAVTKPKSAISPQIMQRMSQGGISITPVKPAQPVQNTNTQLVVVVNETGSHYALALPNGSKLILTPEQVAQIRASNGGKLIL, from the exons ATgatgaagaaaaataagaaacgaaAGCTGGAAAGGGAGAAGCAGCTGATGATCAACTGGAAGCAAGAGAATATTTTCCCTGGCAGGTTGAAATATGAAATGGAATCTATGTGGGag ATCCCacagatatttcattttcttcactTAGCAAGGGAAGCTTTGAACATACCTCATTTGTCTATGTATGAAATGGAACGGATGTTGTTAATACCGAGAGCTTCGAAACAGTTGGCGAACATTATGACTTCTCTGCTAAG CTCCCCTGTTACCAAAGCGAAGTTGAGGAAAATACCGCCCATGCCATACGAGTTCTGGACAAACATTCTAGCCTACAAAATGAAAACTTGGTTCAAAGTGTACGAAGGGAAACACAGGGATGCGGTGAAG GTTCTAGAAACCATCGGCGTTGAACCAGAGTTCTGGAATGTTTTCCCAGATGCTCCTCTATTGAACGGCAAGGACTTCGAAGAGTTGAGTTTCAGACAGAAAGTCTGGCTTTTGAAAACAGTCTGTGATACGGTCATG CATACTCGGAAAACTGTGCAAGAAGAAATAGCTAAACAACCGTGGAAGGATCAGTTTGAAACATTTCTAGGCACTGATCGTTACGgagcaaaatatatttattttccgcAGTTCCTTAAAACAGATCTGAGAGTTTACAGGCATTGTTTGGATAATAAAATCTTGTCCACAATTAAA CCTGTCAAGGCAGAAGCGAAACCACATCCAGACAGCAAACCAACGAAACAGGCGGAGTCAACGTGGAAAAAAGTTAAACAGAGAAAACGGAAACGGTGGAGTAACGGTTTACCTCCTAAAGCTAGGAAGAAGGTAAACAAGTGCGACGAGAAGAATCTAAACGATTGCAAGTGTATTAGTGATAGTACGGCAGACTCTTTGATAAACGAGGACACAAATCTGAGTAGTACAAGCACctgtagtaataataacaatagtaatagtaataataataacattaatttagaCATAATAAATGGGAAAAGGTCGAGAAGTTTGTCGAAGTGTTCGGAAATGAGCGTGGAGTCCGATAGAACGCACTGTAAAAATGTAAAGTCAACGAGTGGTTACGATACGAGTAGTTCCGTTGGGACCGTTTCCGACGAGAAGTCACCTCAAAAAATGTTCAAAGGATTCTCAAGTAGTAGTAAGGATAATTGTAACATagaaattattagtaatatgtTCAGTGATTTGAAGTCTGATGTAATCGAAAGCAAAGTGGACATGCCTGACGGGTCTGCGTCTTCCCAAGGAAATTTAGAGATAAACTCGACGAGGCAATATTTAGAAACTATTAATGAGCTCGTAGACAAATGCGAATCCGTGGATAATTTAACCAGTGTATCGAAGACGGACGATGAGAAGTTAAATGAAATGATCAACGCGAAATGTTTGAAGATGGAGGACAATAGTTCCAACAGTTTTCAAATATCGACCACATTGAAATCTGACGATGAGAAATTGAACGATACCAAGAGCAATCTAAGCATGGCACACGAGGATCACAGAAGTTTTGTAACGGAGAACGATACGAAAGAGATTATCAAGCAAAATGGGCAGCTTATAGAAGAACAGAAACTAAATAGTTTGGATCGCGAGAGTAAGACGTCAAAGTTATCGGTGAAACTTAGTAAACTCGAGGATGATAATACAGAATCAGATGAAGATACGGATTTCTCTTTGAGCGAATTGAGAAGCAGATTGCAGAAAGAAGCAATGGAGGAGAACTTTCCTATGGACAAGGAAAGTGAGGTTGGATACAATCTTAGAAATGCAAAAAATGTAAACACGGATGTTTGGAAACAGGAAACGGAGAATTTCAATGAGATGTTATCAGAACTTagcgtttcaaattttcaactgatAGCTGACAGTGTGAGCTCGTTCAGAGACCTCATATCTACGTTTTCGGGGAAACCTAACGCTCAAAACCCTGGTgat AACAAGTCTGTGCATGCTTCTGAAGCGAAGCTcgttaaaaagatgacagaatTGCTTTCCTCTCTGGAGGAAATGGAATCAGCTTTGCACGATTCAATGAAGAAGGCTAGAAGCAAACTCCACAAAGAATGGACGAACTTTAACGAAGG CAGTGTGGAGGATCAGGACTCATCTGGGGAGGGTCTCGGCTCTAATTGGTGGGTTCTTGGATCGCAGGGCTGTCCGTTGCCAACACCCGGAGAAGCAACATTACAAACGTTACCGCAGTCTACCTTATCCCCAACTGGTTCCAACGTCGCTTCTACTGCAAACAAGGACTACCAAGAAGAGCGCGCCAACTCCGCAGAACCCAGTAAAACCGACCAACAGGAAGACAAAGAACGACAGGACAAAAGCTCTGAAAACGAAGCGCAAAGATGTGAATTCGAAAATGGCGACGACAATAATCAAGGGAGTACAGCAActggagaagaaaaagaagatccCACTGAAGAAGAAG AACAACAAAATCGAAGAGTGTTGCGGGCCCGCGGCATCTCCTCATACACAGAACAGCTCTACTCAGACGATGAGATCGAGGAGAAGGAGCTGGATGAATGGGCCGATGTTGAGGCAGTTTACGCAGCTCCCAGCGCACAGGTCGGTGCACCCACTGCATACTTTGCTCCGAAAATCAAACAGCCTGACGACAGGAACAACGAGGAGGACTCAGACCAAGATTGGATACTACCGAGCTCTcgcaaaaggaaaaataaacgtCCAT CTGCCAATCGGAGATTAAAGTCATTCCAGCAGAAGTTACAGAGTATCAAAGTCAACGAGCTACAGGAAGCTGCGGAGTCGACAGTGGCTACTTCCTCAAACTCACCTACCGACAAGGATCAACCTAAAGTTAAAGAAATTCAGGTATCCAAACCAAAGAAGCTAGAAGAGCCGTGTCCTTTTGCTGCGAACAGTTCCACAGAGAATGCTGAGGATATGGTGGAGAATGATCCTAAAGAAACAGTGCCTTCCACGGAACCAGTCTGCAAAGTTGAGAATATTGAAAGCGTGCATTCGGAGTTGGACATCAAAGATGAGGGCCCAATCTATGATTACCCGCCAAACCATTCTGCTAATAGTTATGCCGCGAATCTCAATCCAAATTACGTGATGGTCAAAGCTGACCCTAACCCTATGAACTATTATGTAATGCCGTCAAGCATGGTACCGCCAAGTGCTATAATGCAGCCTGGTAGCCCTATAGTGTCTAACATCGTACCACCTATACCACAAGGCTATTACATGCAGGGTGGTCAGAATTACATAATTCAACATCCGCAACCCGGTTTTGTTCCTGCCCAAACGTTTCAGCCTCAAGGGCCTCAAATGTTGGCACCCCAGCAATTTGTAACTCAGCCAGGTTACGTGCCATACATGGTAACAGCAACGCAACCACAGCGTGGGTATTTAACAAGTGATCCTCAGCTTTTAAATCAAGGAATACCTCAAAATCCTACAAACGCGATGCCCCCTAATCAATCTCTACCGACTAGATCACCCCATATTAGATATCAAGGGTCGAGACAAGCATATCCACATCCCAATGGCGCGGTTATCAGAAGTAGCATGCCTATCAGAGGGAATTTACCGCGGGGCGGTTACTCTAGAAGAAAGATCGttcaacaacaacagcaacaacagcagcagcagcagcaacaacagcaacaacaacaacaacaacaacaacagcagcagcaacaacgcGATACGCCAATTAAGGCACAGAAATTAAGAAAACCCATTGCTCCTGCAGAGAGCATCGGCCAGAAGACTACTTCTTTAATTGTCCTTAGTGATAGCGACGATGAGATTGAAATGATCATCACCGAGAAAACGGGTACTGAGGCTGAAACAACGAGGACAAAGGCGACATTGCGTAAAACTCCGATTCAGAAGAAGTCTACCGTTACCTCAGAAGTCGCAGTAACTAAGCCAAAGAGTGCCATTTCTCCGCAAATAATGCAGCGTATGAGCCAAGGAGGCATCTCGATAACGCCTGTGAAACCCGCGCAACCAGTTCAGAATACAAACACTCAATTGGTGGTGGTTGTCAACGAAACTGGAAGCCATTATGCCTTAGCACTGCCCAACGGAAGCAAGCTCATACTGACCCCTGAACAAGTGGCGCAGATAAGAGCTTCGAACGGCGGAAAACTGATTTTGTAA
- the LOC116431642 gene encoding uncharacterized protein LOC116431642 isoform X2, with the protein MVAMLAMLFVATTEAGDMMRKSIVFDKNTPDVFYCPQQKPTGFKKMIVNAKPLSKLCQFEGKPIPVDYKSDCYNDVDETEYACKEKYRIMMRLHPPGSDTPYNGARLSRFLSFDKNIQKDKNQI; encoded by the exons ATGGTGGCCATGCTCGCC ATGCTCTTCGTCGCGACGACGGAGGCCGGCGACATGATGCGTAAGAGCATCGTTTTCGACAAGAACACGCCAGACGTGTTCTACTGTCCGCAACAGAAGCCGACGGGCTTCAAGAAGATGATCGTTAACGCGAAACCGTTGTCCAAACTTTGCCAGTTCGAGGGCAAACCGATACCCGTCGATTATAAGAGCGACTGCTACAACGACGTGGACGAGACCGAGTACGCTTGCAAAGAAAAATACAGAATCATG ATGAGGCTGCATCCACCAGGAAGTGACACGCCATATAATGGGGCACGCCTGTCGAGATTTTTATCTTTTGACAAAAATATACAGAAAgacaaaaatcaaatttaa
- the LOC116431642 gene encoding uncharacterized protein LOC116431642 isoform X1, whose translation MGTAYVCCMVAMLAMLFVATTEAGDMMRKSIVFDKNTPDVFYCPQQKPTGFKKMIVNAKPLSKLCQFEGKPIPVDYKSDCYNDVDETEYACKEKYRIMMRLHPPGSDTPYNGARLSRFLSFDKNIQKDKNQI comes from the exons ATGG GGACCGCGTACGTCTGCTGTATGGTGGCCATGCTCGCC ATGCTCTTCGTCGCGACGACGGAGGCCGGCGACATGATGCGTAAGAGCATCGTTTTCGACAAGAACACGCCAGACGTGTTCTACTGTCCGCAACAGAAGCCGACGGGCTTCAAGAAGATGATCGTTAACGCGAAACCGTTGTCCAAACTTTGCCAGTTCGAGGGCAAACCGATACCCGTCGATTATAAGAGCGACTGCTACAACGACGTGGACGAGACCGAGTACGCTTGCAAAGAAAAATACAGAATCATG ATGAGGCTGCATCCACCAGGAAGTGACACGCCATATAATGGGGCACGCCTGTCGAGATTTTTATCTTTTGACAAAAATATACAGAAAgacaaaaatcaaatttaa
- the LOC116431642 gene encoding uncharacterized protein LOC116431642 isoform X3 has protein sequence MGTAYVCCMVAMLAMLFVATTEAGDMMRKSIVFDKNTPDVFYCPQQKPTGFKKMIVNAKPLSKLCQFEGKPIPVDYKSDCYNDVDETEYACKEKYRIMKRFRNVEGDEKTADDFVKK, from the exons ATGG GGACCGCGTACGTCTGCTGTATGGTGGCCATGCTCGCC ATGCTCTTCGTCGCGACGACGGAGGCCGGCGACATGATGCGTAAGAGCATCGTTTTCGACAAGAACACGCCAGACGTGTTCTACTGTCCGCAACAGAAGCCGACGGGCTTCAAGAAGATGATCGTTAACGCGAAACCGTTGTCCAAACTTTGCCAGTTCGAGGGCAAACCGATACCCGTCGATTATAAGAGCGACTGCTACAACGACGTGGACGAGACCGAGTACGCTTGCAAAGAAAAATACAGAATCATG AAGCGATTCAGAAACGTGGAAGGGGATGAGAAAACTGCGGACGACTTCGTCAAGAAATAG